The Kitasatospora setae KM-6054 genome contains a region encoding:
- a CDS encoding ATP-dependent helicase yields the protein MTSPFRLVRSPLAQPDPPVLDDFQRAVVEHASGPLLVLAGPGTGKTTTLVEAVARRVADGTAPERVLVLTFSRKAAMELRDRMTARIGATAPQATTFHSFCYALLRAHQAPEEYAEPLRLLSGPEQDVMVRELLAGGAEDAKAGVGTIGWPLDLRACLTTRGFADEVRAVLARSRELGLGERELERFAAGVDRPDWAAAAHFLAEYLDVLDLRGVLDYAELVHRAVLLAERPDVSARLRERYDVVFVDEYQDTDPAQVRLLRRLAGDGRDLVAVGDPDQSIYAFRGADVNGILEFPDAFRHADGRPAEVKVLRVSRRSGAVLLAATRELARRMPMGRLPADKLAAHRALLPSREGGAVEVYTYPTPGAELDSVADLLRRAHLEDGVPWGEMAVLVRAGSRTIPAVRRALAAAGVPLEIDGDDLPLREESAVVPLLLALRVCAEGPGALTADLAHTLLTGPLAALDGSDLRRLGRTLREEERRALAADGAPGVVRPAEELIREALDHPELLALLDTPYARRAHELGTLLRKVRELLAGGASAEDALWELWDGSRRWRERLERAALRGGPAGRNADRDLDALCALFETAARAEERVTGHRGALDLLAEVEAQDIAADTLHVRAVRPDAVRLMTAHRSKGLEWRLVVVAGVQEGLWPDLRRRGSLLEADRIGRDGLAEPLTPAALLAEERRLFYVAATRAKDRLVVTAVKAPAEDGDEPSRFLRELYRETLDPRTGRVLERTPRVKVADVTARPRRPLSVPALVAELRAVTVDPDRSPQLRRAAAERLATLAAATDEDGRPLVPAAHPDQWWGLDDPTAAPHPLREPDQPVRLSGSGLEQLETCTLQWFLEKDVKAGTTASAAQGFGNVVHALADEVGSGRTPADLAVLMERLDTVWDALAFDAPWKSTQEKGEARAALERFLRWHVLERERATVATEHGFDLTLDVGGVAVRIRGSMDRVEADAAGRAYVVDFKTGKHVPTDKSLPEHRQLAVYQLAVGNGALDGLPGFEHGAVPGGAELVQLRTPDKKDPEAPKVQRQLPEESTPWIEDLLVQTAGKVLAERFTPTAGEGCGRCAFRGSCSAQRDGRHVVD from the coding sequence GTGACCTCACCGTTCCGCCTGGTGCGCAGCCCCCTCGCGCAGCCCGACCCGCCCGTGCTGGACGACTTCCAGCGGGCGGTCGTCGAGCACGCCTCGGGGCCGCTGCTGGTGCTCGCGGGCCCCGGCACCGGCAAGACCACCACGCTGGTCGAGGCGGTCGCCCGGCGGGTCGCCGACGGCACCGCGCCCGAGCGCGTCCTGGTGCTGACCTTCAGCCGCAAGGCCGCGATGGAGCTGCGCGACCGGATGACCGCCCGGATCGGCGCCACCGCCCCGCAGGCCACCACCTTCCACTCGTTCTGCTACGCCCTGCTCCGCGCCCACCAGGCCCCCGAGGAGTACGCCGAGCCGCTGCGGCTGCTCTCCGGCCCCGAGCAGGACGTGATGGTCCGCGAACTGCTCGCCGGCGGCGCCGAGGACGCCAAGGCGGGCGTCGGCACCATCGGCTGGCCGCTCGACCTGCGGGCCTGCCTGACCACCCGCGGCTTCGCCGACGAGGTGCGCGCCGTGCTCGCCCGCAGCCGCGAGCTCGGCCTCGGCGAGCGGGAACTGGAGCGCTTCGCCGCGGGCGTGGACCGCCCCGACTGGGCCGCCGCCGCGCACTTCCTGGCCGAGTACCTGGACGTGCTCGACCTGCGCGGCGTCCTCGACTACGCCGAGCTGGTGCACCGCGCCGTGCTGCTGGCCGAGCGGCCCGACGTCTCGGCCCGGCTGCGCGAGCGCTACGACGTGGTCTTCGTCGACGAGTACCAGGACACCGACCCGGCCCAGGTCCGGCTGCTGCGCCGGCTCGCCGGGGACGGGCGCGACCTGGTCGCGGTCGGCGACCCCGACCAGTCGATCTACGCCTTCCGCGGCGCCGACGTGAACGGCATCCTGGAGTTCCCCGACGCCTTCCGGCACGCCGACGGCCGCCCCGCCGAGGTCAAGGTGCTGCGGGTCTCCCGGCGCTCCGGCGCGGTGCTGCTGGCCGCCACCCGCGAGCTGGCCCGCCGGATGCCGATGGGCCGGCTGCCCGCCGACAAGCTCGCCGCGCACCGCGCCCTGCTCCCCTCCCGGGAGGGCGGCGCCGTCGAGGTGTACACCTACCCGACGCCCGGCGCCGAACTCGACTCGGTCGCCGACCTGCTGCGCCGCGCCCACCTGGAGGACGGCGTCCCCTGGGGCGAGATGGCCGTGCTGGTCCGGGCCGGCTCCCGGACCATACCGGCGGTGCGGCGCGCGCTGGCCGCCGCCGGCGTCCCGCTGGAGATCGACGGCGACGACCTGCCGCTGCGCGAGGAGAGCGCCGTCGTCCCGCTGCTGCTCGCCCTGCGGGTCTGCGCCGAGGGCCCCGGCGCGCTCACCGCCGACCTCGCGCACACCCTGCTCACCGGCCCGCTCGCCGCCCTGGACGGCTCCGACCTGCGCCGCCTCGGCCGCACCCTGCGCGAGGAGGAGCGCCGCGCGCTGGCCGCCGACGGCGCCCCCGGCGTGGTCCGCCCCGCCGAGGAGCTGATCCGCGAGGCCCTCGACCACCCCGAGCTGCTCGCCCTGCTGGACACCCCCTACGCCCGCCGCGCCCACGAACTCGGCACGCTGCTGCGCAAGGTCCGCGAACTGCTGGCCGGCGGCGCGAGCGCCGAGGACGCGCTCTGGGAGCTCTGGGACGGCTCCCGGCGCTGGCGCGAACGCCTGGAGCGGGCCGCCCTGCGCGGCGGCCCCGCCGGGCGCAACGCCGACCGCGACCTCGACGCGCTGTGCGCCCTGTTCGAGACCGCCGCCCGCGCCGAGGAGCGGGTCACCGGCCACCGCGGCGCGCTCGACCTGCTCGCCGAGGTCGAGGCCCAGGACATCGCCGCCGACACCCTGCACGTGCGCGCCGTCCGCCCCGACGCCGTCCGGCTGATGACCGCGCACCGCTCCAAGGGCCTGGAGTGGCGGCTGGTCGTCGTCGCCGGCGTCCAGGAGGGCCTCTGGCCCGACCTGCGCCGCCGCGGCTCGCTGCTGGAGGCCGACCGGATCGGCCGCGACGGCCTCGCCGAACCGCTCACCCCGGCCGCGCTGCTCGCCGAGGAGCGCCGGCTGTTCTACGTCGCCGCGACCCGGGCCAAGGACCGGCTGGTCGTCACCGCCGTCAAGGCGCCCGCCGAGGACGGCGACGAACCCTCCCGGTTCCTGCGCGAGCTCTACCGGGAGACCCTCGACCCGCGCACCGGCCGGGTGCTGGAGCGCACCCCCCGGGTCAAGGTCGCCGACGTCACCGCCCGGCCGCGCCGCCCGCTCTCGGTGCCCGCGCTGGTCGCCGAACTGCGCGCCGTCACCGTCGACCCGGACCGCTCCCCGCAGCTGCGCCGGGCCGCCGCCGAACGCCTCGCCACCCTGGCCGCCGCCACCGACGAGGACGGCCGCCCGCTCGTCCCCGCCGCCCACCCCGACCAGTGGTGGGGCCTGGACGACCCGACCGCCGCCCCGCACCCGCTGCGCGAGCCCGACCAGCCCGTCCGGCTCTCCGGCAGCGGCCTGGAGCAGCTGGAGACCTGCACCCTGCAGTGGTTCCTGGAGAAGGACGTCAAGGCCGGCACCACCGCCTCCGCCGCCCAGGGCTTCGGCAACGTGGTGCACGCCCTCGCCGACGAGGTCGGCTCCGGCCGCACCCCCGCCGACCTGGCCGTCCTGATGGAACGGCTGGACACCGTCTGGGACGCCCTCGCCTTCGACGCGCCCTGGAAGTCCACCCAGGAGAAGGGCGAGGCCCGGGCCGCCCTGGAGCGCTTCCTGCGCTGGCACGTGCTGGAGCGCGAACGCGCCACCGTCGCCACCGAGCACGGCTTCGACCTGACCCTGGACGTCGGCGGCGTCGCCGTCCGGATCCGCGGCTCGATGGACCGGGTCGAGGCCGACGCGGCCGGCCGGGCCTACGTCGTCGACTTCAAGACCGGCAAGCACGTCCCGACCGACAAGTCGCTCCCCGAGCACCGCCAACTCGCCGTCTACCAGCTGGCGGTGGGCAACGGCGCGCTCGACGGCCTGCCCGGCTTCGAGCACGGCGCGGTACCCGGCGGCGC
- a CDS encoding MGMT family protein: MTEPADAPEIPPYAEAVLDLAERIPPGRVMTYGDVAEYLGRGGPRQVGRVMALYGAPVPWWRVIRADGRPLPGHEHRALPEYRAEGTPLRTVGGEPRVDLRAARWDGTPAPGGPG; encoded by the coding sequence ATGACCGAGCCCGCGGACGCCCCCGAGATCCCGCCGTACGCCGAAGCCGTGCTGGACCTCGCCGAACGCATCCCGCCCGGCCGGGTGATGACCTACGGGGACGTCGCCGAGTACCTGGGCCGCGGCGGCCCCCGGCAGGTCGGCCGGGTGATGGCACTGTACGGGGCGCCGGTGCCCTGGTGGCGGGTGATCCGCGCGGACGGGCGGCCGCTGCCCGGCCACGAGCACCGCGCGCTGCCCGAGTACCGGGCCGAGGGCACCCCGCTGCGCACCGTCGGCGGCGAACCCCGGGTCGACCTGCGGGCCGCCCGCTGGGACGGGACGCCCGCACCGGGCGGACCGGGCTGA